A region of Candidatus Protochlamydia phocaeensis DNA encodes the following proteins:
- a CDS encoding superoxide dismutase family protein — protein sequence MLKREFPKSFRHALIFSQLFVGALLVTAVTSCACSDSRKPEADKKRNEAADRKGNELAVADAIQQQSGVKRAVAIIKPFKGNQVQGKVFFKKVDDGIRIVADIDGLTPGKHGFHIHEFGDCGGDDGAAAGAHFNPTNKKHGGPDSEERHVGDLGNLVADEKGHAHYERIDKVIAFEGANSIIGRSVIIHADADDYKSQPAGASGAKIACGVIEAESPQ from the coding sequence ATGCTAAAAAGAGAGTTTCCCAAGTCATTTCGCCATGCTTTAATTTTTTCCCAATTATTTGTTGGGGCTTTGCTGGTTACGGCAGTCACAAGCTGTGCTTGTTCCGACTCCCGCAAGCCTGAAGCGGATAAAAAGCGCAATGAAGCGGCCGATCGAAAGGGTAATGAATTGGCTGTTGCGGATGCTATTCAGCAGCAGTCTGGTGTAAAACGAGCTGTCGCCATTATTAAACCCTTTAAGGGCAATCAAGTGCAAGGAAAAGTCTTCTTTAAAAAAGTTGACGATGGCATTAGAATTGTCGCTGATATTGATGGGCTAACCCCCGGTAAGCATGGTTTTCACATTCATGAATTTGGCGATTGCGGGGGAGACGATGGAGCCGCTGCAGGAGCACACTTCAATCCGACAAACAAAAAACATGGCGGGCCAGACAGCGAAGAGCGGCATGTGGGCGATTTAGGAAATCTAGTCGCGGATGAAAAAGGGCATGCTCACTATGAAAGAATAGACAAAGTCATCGCTTTCGAAGGGGCTAATTCTATTATTGGCCGTTCCGTCATCATTCATGCCGATGCGGATGATTATAAGAGCCAGCCAGCCGGAGCTTCAGGTGCCAAGATTGCTTGTGGAGTAATTGAGGCTGAATCGCCCCAATAG
- the rplM gene encoding 50S ribosomal protein L13, whose product MQKNAKTFIPNKKETKQNWLVLDASGKTLGRLTSEIAKILRGKHKPSYTTYMDCGDGVIVINADKVAVTGSKEAQKVYHYYTGSMSGLREIPYRTMKARKPEYIIEHAVKGMMPKTRLARQQIKKLRVFAGQEHNLSAQQPIHVNI is encoded by the coding sequence ATGCAAAAAAATGCTAAAACATTTATTCCGAATAAAAAAGAGACTAAGCAAAATTGGTTGGTTTTAGATGCTTCTGGAAAGACTTTAGGTCGTTTGACATCTGAGATTGCAAAAATTCTTCGTGGCAAACATAAGCCTTCTTACACGACTTATATGGATTGTGGGGATGGAGTCATCGTCATTAATGCAGATAAAGTGGCCGTAACAGGTTCTAAAGAAGCACAAAAAGTGTATCATTATTATACAGGCTCCATGAGTGGTTTGCGTGAAATTCCTTACCGCACAATGAAAGCGCGTAAGCCCGAGTACATTATTGAGCATGCTGTGAAGGGAATGATGCCTAAAACACGTTTAGCCAGACAGCAAATCAAGAAATTACGCGTATTTGCCGGTCAAGAGCACAATCTTTCAGCACAGCAACCTATTCACGTTAACATTTAA
- the crcB gene encoding fluoride efflux transporter CrcB, translating into MQSVISISVGAIIGALIRWKLGNYFNYIFPTLPIGTLMANLIGSFLIGFAIFFSIEHSFFSYPIRLGFITGFLGSLTTFSTFSAEAFVLLSKQEHFWLIALIVLHVGGSLLMVATGYFISKIIFQYGGG; encoded by the coding sequence ATGCAATCCGTTATTAGCATTTCAGTAGGAGCAATAATAGGCGCATTAATCAGATGGAAATTAGGAAATTATTTTAATTATATCTTTCCCACTCTTCCTATAGGAACGTTAATGGCCAATTTAATTGGCTCTTTTCTAATAGGTTTCGCAATCTTCTTTTCAATTGAACACTCTTTTTTTTCTTACCCTATCCGTCTAGGATTTATTACAGGATTTTTAGGAAGCCTCACAACTTTTTCAACTTTTTCTGCCGAAGCTTTTGTATTGCTTTCAAAACAAGAACATTTTTGGTTAATCGCTTTAATCGTCCTTCATGTAGGCGGATCTTTACTCATGGTAGCGACAGGATACTTTATTTCAAAAATTATTTTTCAATATGGAGGGGGATAA
- the ligA gene encoding NAD-dependent DNA ligase LigA, with protein sequence MATKQQYDELCRQIWHHNTLYYVEHAPEISDEEYDALFKKLEQMEKDHPEWISPSSPTQRVAESLTNGFKTVVHQIPMLSLANSYSKEEIEDFIKRIQKLVGKKEISFSVELKMDGIAISASFEKGCFVRGVTRGDGRQGDDITVNMRTIAALPLQLYGEDVPDFLEVRGEVFMPRSVFNELNEQKLQDGEPLWANPRNAAAGSLKLLDPQEVSKRQLSIVFYGVAEESSAKLSKQSEVAPFLRSLGLPVLDYFAHCHTIEEIWEFAEKIRGLRSSLPYDIDGIVIKLNDWKDQKRLGVTGKNPRWAIAYKFAAEQAVTRIHDITVQIGRTGILTPVAELEPVFLAGSTIARATLHNEEEVQRKDIRIGDMVTIEKGGDVIPKVVSVNFSQRPEQSHPWHMPSHCPCCGSPVVKVPGEVAVRCPNESGCFEQQIRKLIYFAGKQAMDINHMGEKVVIQLFQKGFIKHPADIYTLTEREVSQLSGFKAKSIQNLLASIEKSKDVSLERFIMALGIKYVGTGTAELLAARAGDIKALMQMNIDELMLIEGVGEKVAHAVVDYFAQDSHLREVRRLLELGILPRMRTVQTFTDHLFNGKAFVLTGSLEHYTRSAAASLIKERGGKVTDAVSKKTDFVIAGIDPGSKLEKARALNIRILNEEEFITLL encoded by the coding sequence ATGGCGACAAAACAACAATACGATGAGCTATGCAGGCAAATTTGGCATCATAATACCTTGTATTATGTTGAACATGCACCGGAAATATCTGATGAAGAATACGATGCCCTCTTTAAAAAGCTTGAGCAAATGGAGAAGGATCATCCAGAATGGATTAGTCCTTCCTCTCCGACCCAGAGAGTGGCGGAAAGCCTGACCAACGGTTTTAAAACCGTTGTCCATCAAATTCCCATGCTGTCTTTGGCGAATAGCTATTCAAAGGAAGAAATTGAAGACTTTATTAAGCGCATCCAAAAGTTGGTAGGAAAGAAGGAAATTAGTTTCTCCGTTGAATTAAAAATGGATGGAATAGCCATTTCAGCTTCTTTTGAAAAAGGCTGCTTTGTAAGAGGGGTAACGCGAGGGGATGGTAGGCAAGGCGATGATATTACGGTTAATATGCGGACAATCGCCGCTTTGCCTCTGCAGCTATATGGAGAAGATGTTCCAGATTTTCTAGAAGTAAGAGGCGAAGTGTTCATGCCTCGATCGGTTTTTAATGAATTGAATGAACAAAAGCTGCAAGATGGCGAACCTTTATGGGCCAATCCGCGCAACGCAGCCGCCGGCTCTTTAAAATTATTAGATCCTCAAGAGGTGTCCAAGCGGCAACTTTCCATCGTTTTTTATGGGGTAGCGGAAGAATCGTCCGCCAAGCTCAGTAAGCAATCTGAAGTTGCCCCTTTCTTGCGTTCTTTGGGACTTCCCGTTTTAGATTATTTTGCTCATTGCCACACAATAGAGGAGATTTGGGAATTTGCTGAGAAAATTCGGGGGCTGCGGTCTTCCTTGCCTTATGATATCGATGGAATTGTCATTAAATTAAATGATTGGAAAGATCAAAAGCGTTTGGGGGTGACGGGGAAAAATCCTAGATGGGCAATTGCCTATAAATTTGCTGCTGAGCAGGCCGTGACCCGCATTCATGACATTACAGTGCAAATTGGGCGAACCGGCATTTTAACGCCTGTCGCTGAATTGGAGCCTGTTTTTTTGGCGGGAAGTACAATTGCTAGAGCGACTTTGCATAATGAAGAAGAGGTCCAGCGAAAAGATATTCGCATTGGCGATATGGTTACCATAGAAAAGGGGGGAGATGTCATTCCCAAGGTCGTCAGCGTTAATTTTTCTCAGCGCCCTGAACAATCCCACCCTTGGCATATGCCCTCTCATTGCCCTTGCTGCGGAAGCCCTGTTGTCAAAGTGCCGGGCGAAGTGGCTGTCCGTTGTCCAAATGAAAGCGGCTGCTTCGAGCAGCAAATTAGAAAGCTCATTTACTTTGCCGGGAAGCAAGCAATGGATATCAACCATATGGGAGAAAAAGTTGTCATTCAATTATTTCAGAAAGGCTTTATCAAGCATCCAGCCGATATTTATACCCTAACCGAAAGGGAAGTTTCTCAATTAAGCGGATTTAAAGCCAAATCTATCCAAAATTTGTTGGCCAGCATTGAGAAGTCAAAAGATGTGTCTTTGGAAAGGTTCATTATGGCGCTTGGCATTAAGTATGTGGGAACGGGGACGGCAGAGCTGCTGGCTGCTCGTGCAGGAGATATTAAGGCTTTGATGCAGATGAATATAGATGAATTAATGCTAATTGAAGGAGTGGGAGAAAAAGTAGCCCACGCGGTGGTCGATTATTTTGCTCAAGATAGCCACCTTCGAGAAGTGAGACGGCTATTGGAATTAGGGATCCTGCCGCGCATGCGGACGGTCCAGACTTTTACCGATCACTTGTTCAATGGAAAAGCCTTTGTACTGACGGGAAGTCTCGAGCATTATACGCGATCTGCAGCTGCCAGCTTGATTAAGGAGAGGGGAGGAAAAGTGACGGATGCAGTCAGCAAAAAAACCGACTTTGTGATTGCAGGAATAGATCCGGGATCAAAGCTAGAAAAAGCTCGTGCGTTAAACATTAGAATCTTAAATGAAGAGGAGTTTATAACTCTGCTTTAA
- a CDS encoding DUF190 domain-containing protein, with product MNGFQLKFYTQEHTKHGRILLYEWLLEKAKEMGIHGGSVFRAIAGFGRHGIIHEEHFFELASNVPVEIVFILSKEECDNFLSLLSKEKLNIFFIKIPVDYDVLNGH from the coding sequence ATGAATGGATTTCAATTAAAATTTTATACGCAAGAGCATACAAAGCATGGACGCATTCTCCTTTACGAATGGCTGCTAGAAAAAGCAAAAGAAATGGGAATACACGGCGGTTCTGTATTTAGAGCAATAGCCGGATTTGGAAGGCATGGAATCATTCACGAAGAACATTTTTTTGAATTAGCGTCTAACGTTCCCGTAGAAATAGTATTTATATTAAGTAAAGAAGAATGCGACAATTTTCTTAGTTTACTTAGCAAAGAAAAATTAAATATTTTTTTTATAAAAATCCCCGTAGATTACGATGTATTAAACGGCCATTAA
- the glgB gene encoding 1,4-alpha-glucan branching protein GlgB gives MTMTMQPIQFDPHFYENLMGIIEMTHHQPHAVLGIHPFFEGAKVIRLWRPGAQHVYLEVFGSIVEATCIHKAGIFEYIAPAHTTASDYRVYHQNGLLAPDPYAFLPTFGEIDRFLFGKGVHYQLYQKMGGRLTIHQGVEGVKFSVWAPNAKSVSLVSDFNYWDGRVNPMRMLGYSGIWELFVPGLKEGEKYKFEIHTQQGERRLKADPYALACEMRPATASVIANVDRFQWQDQDWMQARLKKPLQSTPMNIYEVHLGSWRKHGDDFLNYRDLAHELASYCIDMGFTHVELLPIQEHPLDESWGYQVSGFYAPTSRFGSPEDFQYFVNYLHQKNIGVILDWVPGHFPTDDFSLSRYDGSALYEHADPRQGFHPHWHTYIFNFGRHEVSNFLIANALYWFEQMHVDGLRVDAVASMLYLDYGREDGEWIPNYYGGKENLQAIEFLKHLNSIVHSLCPGVLTIAEESTSFPGVTHSVEEGGLGFDLKWNMGWMNDTLRYFSTDMIFRNYHHNDLTFGLIYAFSEKFINVLSHDEVVHGKRSLIGRMPGDMWQQFANLRLLLSYMICQPGKKLLFMGGEIGQWDEWNCKREIEWFLLGFPTHQGVQMMVKEINHFYLSHPALWEKDFNYESFQWVDFSDTQYSIISYLRKGKSEQLFCVHNFTPMYHPNYIFHLANLQGMEEVFNSDAEKYGGSGKHNSHPEIVHDADGHPIGVRLSLAPLATMIFKLT, from the coding sequence ATGACAATGACTATGCAACCGATTCAATTCGATCCCCACTTTTATGAAAACTTAATGGGCATCATTGAAATGACCCATCATCAGCCGCATGCTGTATTGGGAATTCATCCTTTCTTTGAAGGGGCTAAAGTCATTCGTTTATGGCGGCCCGGCGCTCAGCACGTTTATTTAGAAGTGTTTGGATCTATAGTAGAGGCTACCTGTATTCATAAAGCAGGAATTTTTGAATACATCGCCCCTGCCCATACCACGGCTTCTGATTACCGCGTTTATCACCAAAATGGCCTATTGGCCCCCGATCCTTATGCTTTTCTTCCTACTTTTGGAGAGATAGACCGCTTTTTATTTGGAAAAGGAGTCCACTATCAGCTTTATCAAAAGATGGGTGGCCGATTGACGATCCACCAAGGAGTTGAGGGCGTAAAGTTTAGCGTATGGGCCCCCAATGCTAAAAGCGTGTCCTTGGTTTCTGATTTCAACTACTGGGACGGCCGGGTCAATCCCATGCGCATGTTGGGCTATTCCGGAATTTGGGAACTGTTTGTCCCGGGATTAAAAGAAGGCGAGAAATATAAGTTTGAAATTCATACCCAGCAAGGGGAAAGAAGGCTGAAAGCCGATCCTTATGCCCTGGCTTGTGAAATGCGTCCGGCGACGGCTTCAGTGATTGCCAATGTCGACCGCTTTCAGTGGCAGGACCAAGATTGGATGCAGGCGCGTTTAAAGAAGCCTCTGCAATCCACTCCAATGAATATATACGAAGTGCATTTAGGGTCTTGGAGAAAGCATGGCGATGATTTTCTCAATTACCGCGATCTGGCTCATGAACTAGCTTCTTATTGTATAGACATGGGCTTTACGCATGTAGAATTATTGCCTATTCAGGAGCATCCGTTAGATGAATCTTGGGGATATCAAGTTTCAGGTTTTTATGCTCCGACAAGCCGTTTTGGAAGTCCTGAAGATTTTCAGTACTTTGTCAATTATCTCCATCAGAAAAATATTGGTGTTATCCTAGATTGGGTGCCAGGCCATTTTCCGACAGATGATTTTTCGCTTAGCCGCTATGATGGATCGGCCTTATATGAGCATGCGGATCCACGGCAAGGATTTCATCCGCACTGGCATACGTATATCTTTAATTTTGGGCGCCACGAAGTGTCTAATTTTCTTATTGCCAACGCGCTTTATTGGTTTGAGCAAATGCATGTGGATGGATTGCGCGTCGATGCAGTCGCCTCTATGCTATATTTGGATTATGGAAGAGAAGACGGGGAGTGGATTCCAAATTATTATGGCGGCAAGGAGAATCTGCAAGCCATTGAATTTTTAAAGCATCTCAATTCCATTGTCCACTCTCTCTGCCCCGGTGTGCTCACCATTGCTGAAGAATCGACCTCTTTTCCCGGCGTGACGCATTCCGTTGAAGAGGGGGGATTAGGGTTTGACTTGAAGTGGAATATGGGATGGATGAATGATACCCTTCGTTATTTTTCTACGGATATGATTTTCCGGAATTACCATCACAATGATTTGACGTTTGGCTTGATTTATGCTTTTTCGGAAAAATTTATCAACGTCTTATCGCATGATGAAGTTGTCCATGGAAAACGCAGCCTGATCGGTAGAATGCCTGGAGATATGTGGCAGCAGTTTGCCAACCTCCGCCTGCTCTTGAGCTATATGATCTGTCAGCCCGGCAAGAAGCTTCTTTTTATGGGAGGAGAAATAGGTCAGTGGGACGAATGGAATTGCAAGCGCGAAATAGAATGGTTTTTGCTTGGATTTCCCACTCATCAAGGCGTTCAAATGATGGTCAAAGAAATCAATCACTTTTACTTGTCCCATCCGGCTTTATGGGAAAAAGACTTTAATTATGAATCCTTCCAGTGGGTAGATTTCTCTGACACGCAATATAGCATTATCAGTTATCTTCGCAAAGGTAAGAGCGAGCAATTATTTTGCGTGCATAATTTTACGCCTATGTACCATCCAAATTATATTTTTCATTTAGCTAATCTGCAAGGCATGGAAGAAGTCTTTAATTCCGATGCTGAAAAATATGGCGGTTCTGGCAAGCACAATTCTCATCCTGAAATTGTCCACGATGCAGATGGCCATCCAATAGGCGTGCGTCTATCCCTGGCTCCGCTTGCAACAATGATCTTTAAGCTGACGTGA
- the miaB gene encoding tRNA (N6-isopentenyl adenosine(37)-C2)-methylthiotransferase MiaB has protein sequence MRQLKKFYVRTYGCQMNELDSEIMIGQLENRGLIRSHDENEADLLIFNTCSIRDLAERKVMGKLGQLGRSQQSQAVIGVTGCMANAKKDAIFQKLPHVDFVLGTNNIHELNHVLDEVLATGKQAIRTDDHFEYELDYLSAKRDDKVKAYVSIIRGCDKFCTYCVVPYTRGSEVSRSPDNIIEECRHLVNQGYKEITLLGQNVNSYGKDKPEWKCLFHDLLYQIDKIPGLERVRFMTSHPVDITRELMEAIRDLRTLCEFVHFPLQAGANRVLKKMHRIYTVEQYLEKVQMLREIVPNVALGTDIIVGFPTETEEEFQETYRLLKEIEYSVAFLFSYSPRKGTPAMRWRDDVPEEVKQDRLQRLIQLQDQIYAKHRQAFLGSTLEVLVERRNFKDNSLLKGRTRCWKNVLFAGGDELIGTMQQVQIHGYSHQTLLGDLVPTPCAQTA, from the coding sequence ATGCGACAGTTAAAAAAATTTTATGTACGGACATACGGCTGCCAGATGAACGAGTTAGACTCTGAAATCATGATCGGCCAACTTGAAAATCGCGGTCTTATCCGTAGCCATGATGAAAACGAGGCCGATTTGCTGATCTTTAATACCTGCTCGATTCGCGATCTTGCCGAACGCAAGGTCATGGGAAAGTTAGGCCAGCTAGGACGCTCTCAACAGAGCCAGGCTGTTATAGGGGTCACAGGGTGCATGGCTAATGCAAAAAAAGATGCCATTTTCCAAAAGCTCCCCCATGTTGATTTTGTCTTGGGCACTAATAATATTCATGAACTCAATCACGTATTAGATGAAGTCTTGGCAACTGGCAAGCAGGCAATTCGCACAGATGATCACTTTGAGTATGAACTGGATTATTTAAGCGCCAAGCGGGACGATAAAGTCAAAGCCTATGTCTCAATCATTCGCGGATGCGATAAATTTTGCACTTATTGCGTCGTCCCCTATACACGCGGTTCGGAAGTTTCCCGTTCTCCAGACAATATTATTGAAGAGTGCCGCCATTTAGTCAATCAAGGCTATAAGGAGATTACTCTGCTTGGCCAAAATGTGAATAGCTATGGAAAAGATAAGCCTGAATGGAAATGCCTCTTCCACGACCTTCTCTATCAAATTGATAAAATACCGGGCTTAGAAAGGGTGCGCTTTATGACCAGCCATCCAGTGGATATCACAAGAGAGCTCATGGAAGCCATCCGCGATTTGCGCACTTTGTGCGAATTCGTTCATTTCCCTTTACAGGCTGGTGCTAACCGTGTTTTAAAGAAAATGCACCGCATTTATACGGTCGAGCAGTACTTAGAAAAAGTTCAAATGCTAAGAGAAATTGTTCCTAATGTGGCATTAGGAACGGATATTATCGTCGGATTTCCAACAGAAACGGAAGAGGAATTTCAAGAGACTTATCGCCTTCTCAAGGAAATTGAATACTCGGTCGCCTTTCTCTTTTCCTACAGTCCGCGTAAAGGCACTCCCGCTATGCGCTGGAGAGATGACGTGCCGGAAGAGGTCAAACAAGACCGCCTGCAGCGCTTAATACAGCTGCAAGATCAAATCTATGCCAAGCACCGACAAGCCTTCTTGGGTTCTACTTTAGAAGTATTGGTGGAAAGACGCAATTTTAAAGATAATAGCTTGCTTAAAGGACGTACGCGCTGTTGGAAAAACGTCCTATTCGCAGGAGGCGATGAATTGATTGGCACAATGCAGCAAGTGCAAATCCATGGCTACAGCCATCAAACCTTGTTAGGCGATCTGGTTCCGACTCCTTGCGCTCAAACAGCTTAA